One window of the Niallia circulans genome contains the following:
- a CDS encoding serine hydrolase domain-containing protein, translated as METSLEYQIKITVNRNKFSGTILIKKAENNLFSASYGYANRSDNIKNTIDTRFGIASGCKLFTSIAICQLVEKGKLSFESKLEDCLPITFPNFNKNITIHHLLTHTAGIPDYFDEEIMDDFEELWIDLPMYHIRKLTDFLPLFQNKPMKSNAGEKFHYNNAGYILLGLVIEEVSKMSFTDFIEENIFKKVGMQNSGYYELDALPKNTALGYIDLPNNKWRTNIYSLPAKGGADGGAFVTALDMSSLWNALLTNQLLSDEYTSKLLTPFIQTKKSTGFYGYGLWIEKKENAIFKYHIMGYDPGVNFHSAFYPKSQIHTVICSNKSEGAFEVSKVIEDQLIIKME; from the coding sequence ATGGAAACTAGTTTAGAATACCAAATAAAAATTACTGTAAATAGAAATAAGTTTTCAGGAACCATTCTTATCAAAAAAGCAGAAAATAATTTATTTTCTGCAAGTTATGGTTATGCAAATCGTAGCGATAACATAAAAAACACTATAGATACACGCTTCGGCATTGCATCAGGATGTAAATTATTTACGTCAATCGCTATTTGCCAACTTGTCGAGAAAGGTAAACTATCTTTCGAATCAAAATTAGAAGATTGTCTTCCTATTACCTTTCCAAATTTTAATAAAAATATTACAATTCATCACCTTTTAACACACACAGCTGGAATACCAGACTATTTCGACGAGGAAATAATGGATGATTTCGAGGAGTTGTGGATAGACCTTCCCATGTATCATATAAGAAAGTTAACCGATTTTTTGCCTCTTTTTCAGAATAAACCCATGAAATCAAATGCTGGGGAAAAATTTCATTATAATAATGCTGGATATATTTTACTTGGATTGGTCATCGAGGAAGTAAGTAAAATGTCATTTACTGATTTTATCGAAGAAAATATTTTTAAAAAAGTCGGAATGCAAAACTCTGGTTATTATGAATTAGATGCTCTTCCAAAAAACACTGCTTTAGGTTATATCGATTTGCCGAACAATAAATGGAGAACAAATATTTACTCATTGCCTGCAAAAGGTGGTGCAGATGGAGGCGCATTTGTAACTGCACTTGATATGTCAAGTTTATGGAATGCACTTCTAACTAATCAATTATTAAGTGATGAATATACTTCCAAGTTACTTACTCCATTTATTCAAACAAAGAAATCAACCGGATTTTATGGTTATGGGTTATGGATAGAGAAAAAGGAAAATGCTATTTTTAAATATCATATTATGGGTTACGATCCTGGAGTTAATTTTCATTCTGCCTTTTACCCCAAATCACAAATTCATACTGTTATCTGTTCAAACAAATCTGAAGGTGCGTTTGAAGTTTCGAAAGTCATTGAAGATCAACTAATAATAAAAATGGAATAA